Genomic DNA from Fibrobacter succinogenes:
TCGAACCAAGGACAACGCGATTAACAGTCGCGGGCTCTACCAACTGAGCTATGAAGCATCATCCATCGATTCAAGAATCTTTTTGACGGATTCCAATCGGACGCGCTCAAATATAGATGTTTTCTATTCCGTTGTCAAGGCTTAAGCATAAAAAATTTGAACTTTTTTCCATGCCCGATGCATTTTCACAGTCTTTTGCCCCACACACCGCAATCACCATGGCCAACACATTCCTACCGTTCCTTGCTCCGCATTAATGCAATTTCAGCAGCGTAGCCCGGCAACTCGTTTGGCGTCTCCAAATAGAACGGCAAGCCCTTGAGCGCCGGATGATTCACCACATTCACGAGCGCCTCCAAGCCAATAAAACCGCCCCCAATGACCTCATGGCGATCTTTGTGGCTACCCATCGGATTCTTGCTGTCGTTCAAGTGAATCGCGCACAAGCGCTTCAGCCCAATCACCTTGTCAAATTCTTCGAGCACATCGTCCAAGCGGTTTACAATATCATAGCCGCCATCGAAAACGTGGCAAGTGTCCAAGCAAACACCGACCTTTTCATCCAGTTCCACGCGGTCTATAATCGCACGCAGTTCCTCGAAAGAGCGCCCCACTTCAGACCCCTTCCCCGCCATCGTTTCCAGGAGCACTTTCGTTTTCAATTCCTTGTGCAGAATATTGTTCAAGCGCTGCGAGATAAGTTCTACACCCACCTCGACACCTTGCTTCACGTGGCTACCGGGGTGAAAGTTATACATCGCATGCGGGAAATGGTCCATGCGGAACAAGTCATCTTTCATCACGTCTTGCGCGTACTGCCGAAGCGAAGGATCCGCAGCGCAGGCATTCAACGTATAAGGCGCATGGGCTAAAATCGGAGCAAAGCAATGCGCATCCATAAATGCGTTCAAAGCTTCGGCATCCGCTTTATCAAACGGCTTTGCAGCACCGCCACGCGGATTACGCGTAAAGAACTGGAACGTATCGGCCCCGATGGCAAGAGCGGTCTCTCCCATCGCTAAAAAGCCACCCGTTGAGGACAAATGACATCCGATATGCATTAGAAATCGTAACTCACCGAAATCATACCGTAAATATCTCTGTAATCATCAGAGGCATTGTCCGGACGATAATTGAAAAACGCACCAAATGTACATTCTGTGCTAAATTGTTCGTTAATCAGCCACTTAAAGCCCGCAGACAAATCCAAATCCATTTCCATTTCTTCAACTTTTTCACCGTCTTCTTTGCGACTCATAAAGTCCTGACGAATATTAGCATACAACATCAAGTCAAGAACATTCGGCTTCAGTTGAATCTTAGCGTTGTCCATGAGGTTCCATTCAAATTCTCTTTCGTCATCGCGATTATATATTCTAAATCTCGGAGTCATAGCTACCGTATTGCGTACACGGTCAAGCGTCGTTGTGAGCGAAATCGGATAACGGGCATCCAGATAATCGCTACCATGGAAGTAATAACCAAGAATACCATAAGTTTCATCAGAAAAATCAAAGCCATCGAGCAAATCGTCTTGATTGAACCTAGACATATCGGTACGGTAAGTCCATACACCGCCAACTTTCAATACATTCTTCGGGAACCGAATCGTTGCTTCAAGTTCAAAAGTATGCTTGAGCAAACGTTCTTCAAATTGCGTAGCCAAATACGGTTCATCCTGCAAAGCCGCATACTTCGCCCAGCGAGCGGAGTCAATTTGAATCGTTCCGTCATCGGTATCCACATCAATCGTCGGCTTACCCTTCTGCTTTTCGAACCAAGAATCCGAATAAATTCCCGAAGACGCAAAGAAATTACCATAAAGCCTCTGAGAAGTGCTACGTGTACGATAATTCATGGCATAACGCGCCATGATTTCAATAGAATCGCGCACCTTGAAAGTATTCTTCAAATCAAGATTGTGATCGTATAGTGTTCTATAATCATCCTGTTCATGCTTTTCAAGCCAATCATCATCGGCCCCCGGCAAAAGCCCTAGCTTGGAGCCTTCGGCAAAACCAAATACGTTGTACGCATCACCGCTACCAGAAGCATTTTCAATATTCAATTCATACCCAAAATTCAACTGCCAAAAATCTTTAATCTTTTGGTCTAGCTTGGCTCCCAACAAACGAGAATTTTGCAACATGTCCACAGAACCAGCACTGTAGTAGTTGCGGCCCACAAAACGGAAATACGCATCAATCATCGTCGATTTATTTTTCCAATTGTAAGATCCCGAAAAAGCAAGGTTCTGTGCGGTCCAATCAGTCGGATCATCATCATTTTTGTCGTTATGCGCTTTGAGGGCTTCCTGAGCAAGCTCCAATATACGCTTCAATTCATTACGCATATCATTCAGAGTCATGCCTGTATTGTCGCCAAAAATGAGTTCCAACTCTTCGCGACTCATGCTGCCCACAAGTGAAGCATTATTCATCAAGCGGCGCAACTGCGCAAAGCGAGACACATCAAGCCCCGCTTCTTCAAAGATGGCATTCACAGCGCGATGAGTCACTACATTGACCGTGTCGGCGCCACCAAAACCAAACTGAAAATTATACTTTCCACGTCCACCAAGAACTTTTCCGTTGACTTCACCAAAAAGTGTCTTCGAGGAGAACATCGGATTCGAAAGATTTACGTTACCAGAAGTACCATCGCGAAAGAACGGATCATCCAAGTAATCCTTGCTTCCGATAAAGCCAATCGTTGCATCAAGATTTTTCGTAGCGTTCAAAAGAATCTTACCGCCCACAACCATTTTTTGCGCTACGACTTCGTCAAGACCAATATACATGTTGTACTGGTCCGGGTCTCTTTCGTAAGGCAATTTTATAGCAACAGTTTCACCGCCAAAAGCACTAAATACAAGCAAAGGACTTTGCAGTGCTCTATTCACGTTCAAATAAAAGTCATAGCTAGCACCAAAAACATCTACGCCAGACAAATAGAGGTCACCATTCGAAACATTGAAATCACCCAAAATCAATTTTTGGAGGCGATCTTCATACGAAGCCTGCAAAAACTTCAAGTCAAAGTGATTCCAACTGTCATGAGAAACATCCATCGTAAATTCGATTTTCCGCCCCGTCTCAGATTGCATTTGGACATATGCATTCCAAGCTCCATAAACCCCAGGTACCTGAAAGTAATTCTTGTACTTGTGTCCCGGCTGAATCGTGGAGTAACCGTCATCGAAATCTTCATCTGTTTCATTCTTTTGAGTTACAACAGAATGAAAACCAAATTCAGCCCCCACGGAACCGTTCACCGTCCACGAAGACTTGACATCGGCAGAATCAGCAACAGGCTGAGCAAAAACAGGTATTGCAAAAACAGAAGCTAAAACTAGCTTTCTAAAAATCATTTACTCACCTCATAAACCTTGGCAGTCTTGACAACATAGCCACTCTTATGAATAACTTCAATATCAAAGCGGTTCTTCATACCACGCTTTAATTCAACAGGAATCTGGTAATCCAAATTCTGGATTTGAGAGAGACGTTCCTGCAAAATAACTTTGCCATTCTGGCGAACGGTAACTTTGTTCAAGAAACTTGCATCATTTTCCGACAAGCGGATCTGGAATTGCAACGTTTCCGTAATGATATCTTCGATTCCTGAAATCGGAGGTTTGGGCGGAATCGGGAGATGCACTTTTTTATCGCCCAAAACTTTCACCGTGAACGACTTCATCGGATAGCAGCCCAAAGTCTTTTTTACACTATTGCGTCCAACTTCATTTTCAACAATAAATTCATATTCATGAACACCACTACGTAATGCAACACGCTTGGGCATATTGCGTTTTACGCCAACTTCCGAAATAAGCGTTCCGTCCATTACCGTAGACAAGCGGACTTCGGCCTGCACATCGGACACAGATACATTGGCCACACAGCGCAAAGAATCGTACGAGGAATACTTAACATGCGGGACCTTCAATTCCGCAACATCTTCGACTTTTTCTTTTGAAACAGCATTAGCCTGACCTGCAGCAGCGTTCGATGCAAGCTTTTCTTGATAAGTAGAATCAGCCTTGATAACAGCCTTTTCCAAATCTTCCATAGACAACGTAGAATCGGCTAAAAGCTCCAACAACGTTTTTGCAAAATTCAAGTCGCCCGAAGACTTCAACTTGAGGACTATAAACTTTCCCCGACCAAGAACGGTTTCGCCATCTGCTATAGGAATCGAATCAGAAACTCCCGTGACATCAAAAACAACCAGCTTACCCCTTTTCAAGCCTGCAAAGAAAGACTTTTCATCACCGCCGATAACACCTTCTGTACCGCGAATCGAAGCGGCAGCCGTTCCCGTAGAAAAATCAACCTTATTGCCTTTATTTTTTTCGACGTTAAAGCCCATAAATCCTTTTTGGATTTGAGGCTTTATATAAAAATTGCCATTGCCATCATCTTCGACAAGGCTATCGACACGAACAAGAGAATTCTCGCCAATGGTAAGTGTGCTGTTATCGCCCTTCAACGTCAATGTGACAGAACCGCCATCATTGGTCTTAAAGCAATCTAACATATCAAATTTTTGAGGATACTTAGCCGGCTTCCAAACGGCATCTTCAGCACAGCTTTTTGCACTCTTAAACGCATCTGGCGCAACGTAACTAACATGTCCCGCTTTGGGTGCAGCCAATGCTGTCGTAGAAGCAATAATCGTAAGTAAAAGACTCGATAAAGACAGATGCTTAAACATAAGACCTCTCTATTTATTTTCTTACGATAAATTTACTTTTTTTTGTCGAATTTTGCGAAAGAAATGTTCAGAACGTGAACCTAAACACATCTTCAATGCTAGCAAAAATTTACGGAATCCAGGACCTTTAACCACCTGCTAGTTTAACAATGTATCCCTTTTTTTCGAGTTCAGTCTTGAGCACATTGCGCTTGTCGCCCTGGATTTCGATATTAAAATCCTTGACCGAACCGCCAACGCCGCACTTTTGCTTTAAGGCACGAGCCATTTCCTTCAGTTCATCCTCATCCAGCGGGATTCCCGAAACAACGCTAGCCATTTTTCCGCCACCAAGACGCTTCAGCATAATGCGGACTACACCGTCGCCCTGCGGGCGACTCGCCTTCGGCTTTTCTTCTTTGATTCGACCAACACCACTTGCAAACACCAACGTAGAACGCTCTTCGATACCCATGATAAACCTCGTTTTTTTGCAAAAATAAAAAATCCCGAACGCAAGCTCGGGATTTTCGCACATTTAGCTAAGTATTACTTCTTCTTTTTATCGTTCTTCTTGTCTTCTTTCTTTCCTTCCTTCTTAGAAGATTCCGAAGACTTTTCGTTTCCGCGCAAAACCGGACGTCTATAACCGAAGCGCTTGAGCATTTCGTCGCTAGACTTCAGCACATCGCCAACCTTGGACTTTTCTGTTATCGGCGGAACCACACAGCGCTGCGTAGAACGCACATCGACCTTGGTCTTTACGATATACGGACCCGTACCATAGAGACGACCATTCTTATCTCTCAATTCACCGTTAATATCCGGCTTCATTTCGAAGAAGAACTTCACCTTACCAGCCTTGTCAACAACTTCCGGATCATCGATATCATAACTGTAGTGATACTTATCGACAAACTGACCACTAGTCGTATAGAACCAAAGTGTTACATGGGCCGTCGTTGAGTAGAGCAAAGCCTTGCTGAAATCCTTACCCAAGTTTTCCTTAAACTCAGAGGAGCAATACTTTTCAACGTATTCTTCCACGGTAGCCTTTTCACTCTTATCGGCGTCAACACCATCCAACGGAATCATATTGCCGTTAACGATAATATCATCCAACGTAGCAAGGCCACCAACATCACTGACGAGAGGCACCCTCATATCAACCGTAACCGTCGGACCAATGTGACCATTGTAGCCCGGATACGGTTCTTTGCCAGAACCATCCTTCGAGTCGTTCTTAAAGCCCTTGATCACTTCCTTTTCAGTCTGTGTTGTCGGGTTCAAGATAGTCACAGCATACTTCTGGTTATCCTCAGGCGGATTGTCATCGTAATACTTTCTCACAGAATCAATCGAAACTATAACCATCGGTTCTTCAAGATCGATATTGACATTCTTCGCCTTCTTCATCAACACCTGAATTTCGGCGACCGTTTCGTTACCAGCCTTGTCACGATAGATACGCTTGATGGTATTCACATCCTTGCTCAAGCTCTGGAAGTTCAAAGTATCCTGCTTCACGCAGTGTTTTTCGTCACCATCGACTGCAATGCACCAGTCCACATCAACATAGTTCACATAGACCACATCGCCATCCGCCGGAGACAAAATCTTCACAATCGGAGCAAGCTTGTCAAGCACCATGAACACAGACTTTTCGCCAGAGTTGCCATACGGGTTGGTGTAAGTGTAAGTCACAAGGTAGCCTCTGTCGCCTTCTTCGTTCGAAGGAATCTTACCCTTTTCGTCAATGACATAAGAAACCGTAGTCTTGTCACCTTCAGTACCCTTGGCATCGTAAGTCACCGTAAAGGCGCCCACACCAGCTTTCAAGTCAACATCAGACTGTTTTTCCTTAGAATCCTTATCATTGCTCTTCGGAGCGTTGACCAGCAAGTTACCTTCGGAGTCACCGTACAAGATCTTGCCCGTTTCGGCATCGGCCTTGTAAGAGACCGTCACAGACTTGCCCTTCACATCGACAACCTTAGAGACTTCAATCACTTTAATCTGTTTCTTTTCGCCATTTTCGTCAATAACGGTTGTCTTGATGATTTCACCCTTGTCATCGGTGTAGTAAGAAACCGTAACAGAGTCACCATTCACAACCTTGTCATAAGAGATCTTGAACTTGTCGCCAATCGGCTTCGTCTTCACGTCAGACTTCGGATTCTTTTCAAGTGTAATCTCGGACTTGGAGATTTCCACCATTTCCTTAACAGTCTTATCCGACACGGCAACCGTATCCAAGACCACAGTCACCTTGTATTTTTTCTTCTGCTTAGAAGAGGCATCTGCATAAGCGGTATCAATAACGGAGACTTCGACTTCCTTAGTCTTGCTATTCGTGTAAATCGAAGAGTCCTTCTTGTCTACGCTTTCAACAATCGTATAGATGTTATCGGCAATGACCTTGATTTTGTCAGCATCGATATCGACAATCGGAGCGGCAGTGCTGTAGCAAACTTCGATTGTATCCGCACCTTCGACATCCTTATTGGCTGCCTTATACTTCTTGATAACCAGCTGGCAGCCTTCCTTCAAAGTATCAAGGCTAGTCTGGGGCTTGCCATCCTGGGTCCATTCCACCGTGATAACTTCCTGATTTGTGTAAATCGGCTTGTTCTTCGGCGGTTTGATATAGACTGAGTCACCAGCTTCCACGCGAGTGATTTCGACAACAGACTTTTCAACGACGTTGCCCACCTTGATGGTTACATCAGTCGTATCCTTGAATTCGCCATCCGTCACATAGACCTTGATGACATAGGTCTTCTGCGATTCGTAATCAAGTTCACCCTTCAAGACAATGTCACCATTCGGTTTGATTTCGAACTTGTCATTTTGATCAACAGGATAGTACTTCAAGTCGCTGAATTCCGGATTCTTTGTATCCGGATCCTTAGCTTCAATCGGTCCCTTCTTGGTACCCGGCTTAGAATCTTCAGGGAACGTGAATTCCTGCGGATTGATTGTCGGCTTTTCGTTCACGTCAATAACCTTGATAACGATTTCATCAGTCGTCGGAATACCATCGACATCCTTGACCGTCACCTTGATAGTAAACTTCTGCATCTTTTCATAGTCGATCTTAGCGCCATCCTTGACTCGAATTTCGCCATTCTGCGCCACAACTACGTACGGGCTTTCTTCGGCAAGTGTAAAGAGGAATTCAGTATCGCCATCCGGGTCAATAGCCTTAATGACACCAATCAAGGAATCAGCAGGAGAGTTTTCAAGAACGCTAAATTCCTTGGTTGTAATTTGAGGATCTTCAGGACGATTCTTCAAATTGATTGTAATCGTCATCTTGGTGGTCAGCTTCGGATACTTCGTCTTATTTCTATCAGACAAAGCGACATCCAATTCGTACGTACGAATCGTTTCCTTTTCGTAGTCAAAGTCACGCTTAGCCTTGATCTTACCGTCTTCAGTAATCGTGAACAAATCAGTATCGCCACCGACAGGACTGAACACGTTATCGGTATAGACCTTAGACGTATCGATATCATCCGGATAAAGTTTACCAATCACAAAACCTTTACCATCATCACCTGTACCACTGTTTTCATAGAGCGTAAAGGTCTTGTTACCCGAAATAATCGGCATTTCGTTCACGTCAACAATATTGATTGTCTTTTCCACCTTAGCAGTAAGATTGTCAGCATCCATCACTTCGACGGTAATCTTGTGAACATGCTTATTTGTTTCGTAATTGAGCTTAGAAGCATCCTTCACAATAAGGCAGAGGCTATCCTTCTTCATCTTGGCATCAAATATGCGGTCAGCATCCGTATTGCCAATATCCGTCACATAAGCGACGAGGGTAGAAAGCTGTCCCCTGTCTTCATCAGTAACCTTGTAGCAAGCGATTTCTGTGCCATTCGGAGTATTGTTGTCTGCAGTATTTTCAGCAACATCATAGCTCTTCTTGCCATCATCTTCAATCTTCGGTTCATCAGGATCATCAATCAGGTTGATGGTCACGAGCGTCGTTGCGGTATAGTTCTGGAATCCCTTAGATTCACCATTATCCGTAGCCTTAGCCCAAACCTGATACTGTTTCTTCGTTTCATAATTCAATGAACTCGACTTCAAGTAAATCTTACCATCTTCAATTCTAAAGGCGGTAGCATCCTTGGAATCAGTCTCATAATCCGAGAGGGCGTACGTGAGCTTGCTCCATGTATCTTCATCATCGGCAACAACTGAGCCAATGAATTCACCCACCGGAGCACTTTCATGAATTTCGAACACATACTCCTTCTTTTCATAAGTCGGAGCATCGTTCACGTCATTAATCTTAATCGTAACATCGACAAATGTAGAGAGCGTCGGATCGTCACCATCAGTTGCAACTACACGAACAGAATATTCCTTCTGCACTTCATAGTTCAAGATGCTGTCCTTAGCCACCTTAACCATACCGGTTGTTTTATCAATCGTAAACGACTTGTAGTCGTCGGCATCGGTATCCGTAGCAGCAAGTGTATAGGTAGGCTTCTTGCAAGTATTGCCGCCCTTGCAGTCATCATCATCGGCAACGACAGAGCCAACTTTATCCCCTTCCAACGTATTTTCATTCACGGCCAATTCCGGAACATCAGAGAATACAGGTGTTTCATCGACATCCAAAATATTGACTGTTACAAGAACCTTCTTCGTGAACTTCTTGTCCGTCACAACGGCATGGAATTTATAAACCTTCTTGGTTTCATAATCAAGCTTTGCAGACTTGGTAACCGAGATTTCGCCCTCGCTTCCGATATCGAACGGAGCGGCATCATCATCTTCGAGCGAGAAGTAAAGCGTACCGAATCTGGTATTATAAATATCCGGGTCATGAGCTTCAGCCTTGCCCAAAACAGAATCCTTGGCAATGTTTTCGCGAACCGCAAATTCATAAGAAGTCTTGGTAAATGCCGGTTCTTCGTTCACGTCATTCACTCGAATTCTCGTATCCTGCGAAGTCTTATTACCTTCAGTATCCTCAATGGTCAAAGTAACATTGAATACAGCATCAGATTCCAAAGTCTTGTAAAGCGCTTCGTAATCAATACCAGCCTTAGTCTTGATAACAAACTTGCTCAAGCGATCGCTATCAGTCTTGCTCACCTGAACAACTTCGAAAAGCTTTGCGGCATCAATAGCAGCCGTAGCATCTTTATCTGTTATTGTAATTTTCAATTTATCCAAATCGGCGTCATCTTCATCATAGACGACAATCGGCTCACCATCCAGTTCAGTACCCACTTTCACATTTTCGTCAACTTCGTACGGGTTTGTCAGCACCTTGAATTCAGAAGGTCTATTTTTATCCAAGACATTAATAACAATCGTTGCGGTTGTGGACTTAGATGGATTTTCAGGATCCAAAGAACGGTCCATGACCTTTACAACACATTCATATTTTTTCTGCTTTGTATAGTCAAGTTCTTTACCAGCAACAACAGTAAATGCGCCTGTATTGGGATTAAGTTCAAACGGGAACTCAGTACTGCCATCAACAGGATTGATTTGTTCAACCTTATAGGTCAGCACATTAAATCCATAAGGATGCGGCAACGAACCATAGGCGTTATCCGGGTCCGTGGCATCAACTTTGCCAAAGGCATCATTGACACTAGTCCATGTTTCAGGAACATAAATTTCAAGATCCTTCTTGGTAATACCAGAAGGCAGCTTATTCTGAGTTGTTTGAGAAGCTCCTGTAATTGTAGGCATTTCGTTAACATCAACAACAATAAGTTTTCTGTCGATATTAACCTTCACATCTGCACCATCAGCATTCTTTCCAGATGCAACAACCTTGACAGAATATTCAACATTTGGATAAATCGCTTCAAAATCAATAGTGACTCCCGGCTTAACGGTAATAATACCCAAATCGGACGCTATGTCAAAAAGTCCCTTAGCATTGGCGCTAGCCGTTTGATCAATGTCGTAAGAAATAGTTCCCTTAATCTTCTCCAATTCTTCACGCACATCTTCATCTTCAATTGCTGCGAAATCATCTACTTCTTGACCTGAAGGAGTATTTTCCTTAACAATTGCAGATCCCTTTGTATCAAGATTGATTTCTGGCTCCTTAATGTCATCAATTATTACAGTAACTTCTGCATCAGCGGAAAATTCACCATCAGAAACAGTTACCAAGAACTTGAATTTTGTCGTACCCGTTTCAACATCAAATTTATCAGCATTAGAATACAAGCTACCATCACTGGGGTTAACTGTAAACTTTTTAGCAGCTTCAGCCATGTCTCCAGTATTATTTGCAGACATCTTATATGTCAACTTCTTGAAAGAAGCCGTATAGAGGTCTATATCAGAGCCTTCTACTCGTGCAAAGTCGGGGCAATCAATCGGATTACCCACATCATCCTTATACGGTTCAGCACACAGCGGGCTTCCTGCCGGATAGTGTTCATTCAAGTAGAACGTTCCTCCCTTTGCAGAAACCTTTTCATTGACATCTTTAATGGCAATATTCGTCGTCCTCGAGACTTCATGATTAGCCTTGTCCTTAATCTTAATGGTCGCCTGATATGTTGCATTACCCTTGCTACTAATGTAAAGTTTTTCGTAATCAAGCAAAGACGCATCCTTTACATTAATCGATACCGTTCTTGTGCCATTAGTATTTTTAGTTTCCTTGAGCACAAAGATATCAGACAAATCATTTGACGCAATAGCTGCATCGGCAGCACCCGTCAAGGCCCCCGATATCGAATAGGTCAATACATCACCTGCATCAGGATCAAAGACTTCAAATGTGCCAAAAGATTTTCCGGTCGCAGGTTTTTCATCTGTACTTTCATTGCCGGCATACTCTCTCTTCAAAGTCGGCTCTTCAATCGGTTCATTAACGTCCGTAAGTGTTACGGTAATCGTAGCCTGAGATGATTCTAAATCGCCATCAGTCACTTTAACTTTAAAAGTCCAAGTCGGCTTGGTTTCAAAATCAAGGACACTACCATCAGTAATAACAAGCTTATTGGAGCCATTATCAAACTTAAACGGAACGCCAGTGGTCACAATGCTATAAGTCAACGGGTCGTCATCCGGATCACTTGCTGTCGTAACTTCATCTACAAGAGTTCCACTCGGCCAGTCACTTCCATCAGCCTTCTTTTCGGCAATAGTAAATTTTTGGTCTCCAATAGTCGGAGGATCATTTTCGTTCTTAATCTTGACTGTAATCTTGAACTGATCAGAGGTCTTAACACCACCTCCAGTAACCGTTTGAGTTTCTGTTTTAGCATCATCCCTAACAGTAGCACAGACTTCGTATTGTTTCTTTGCTCTGTAATCCAACGACACACCAGCCTTTACCGCGATGGTTGCATTCTGATTATTCAACTTACTGATACTAAACAAACTGTTAAAAGCAGCAGCATCAGAACTAGTCATATTAGCATCGCAAGCAGTTCCAGTCACCACAGAATAAGTGTAAGTATCCACATTTCTTTCGTTGGATACATCTGTAACTACAATCGGGCCACCAGATACCGCATGATCAAGTTCATTCACAGTAAACACGGCATCAGCAGCAGAAGGCTTATCATTAACCGGAATAACATTCACAGTAGCCGTGTATTCTACAGATGTATTACCACCAGCAACACCATCACCAACAACTTTGTACTTAAACGTAGCATACGGATTAGGATTACCAAATTCATTGGCTGCAGACTGGTACGTAAGCTTGCCAAGATCCGCAACAGCAACAGTTATACCATTTCCAACTGAAGTCAGTTTTGTACCATTAAAAACCAAGAAACCATTATTCGGAAGGGTGGTTATAATAACAGAAGCAAAAGATTGCGTAGCATGCTGGAATTTGAATTCTTCCTTATTGAATTTATGCAATTCATCTTCGTTTACTTCAATAGTAAGTGCAGTCCTAACCGTTGGCAATTCATCGTTACTTACAATGTAAATTTTGTAACCAAGACCGTTTTCATAATCACTAGATAATTCAGCGCCTTCAATATTATTAACCTGGAACCACAAAGCTTCATCATTTTCAACAAGGCCATCAATCAAAGGCTTGAAATAGATTCCTTTAGCCTTTGTTTCGCCTGCTGGAATTTTTCCTTTTCCAACCTTCTTACCGCATATAGGGAAATCATGATCAGCATCGGCCTCAGCAACATCCTGATATCCAGCGTATTTACCTTCGACACCAGTTGCGGATTGGAACTCAAAGCAATAATCAAAGGTTACTTCCTTTTCAGATTCACCATCCAAAACGATGTCAAGAGTGTACCAAGATGTGCTTTCCTTTAGTTTCTTTGAGTTATTATCGACAACAAGCTTTGGAGTCGGACGAACGGGTGTAAAAGTAAAGTTCTTGGCATCAATTTCATTACCGATAACAATTTTATTTGCAATAAATTGACCAGAA
This window encodes:
- a CDS encoding deoxyribonuclease IV, with translation MHIGCHLSSTGGFLAMGETALAIGADTFQFFTRNPRGGAAKPFDKADAEALNAFMDAHCFAPILAHAPYTLNACAADPSLRQYAQDVMKDDLFRMDHFPHAMYNFHPGSHVKQGVEVGVELISQRLNNILHKELKTKVLLETMAGKGSEVGRSFEELRAIIDRVELDEKVGVCLDTCHVFDGGYDIVNRLDDVLEEFDKVIGLKRLCAIHLNDSKNPMGSHKDRHEVIGGGFIGLEALVNVVNHPALKGLPFYLETPNELPGYAAEIALMRSKER
- a CDS encoding FecR domain-containing protein, coding for MFKHLSLSSLLLTIIASTTALAAPKAGHVSYVAPDAFKSAKSCAEDAVWKPAKYPQKFDMLDCFKTNDGGSVTLTLKGDNSTLTIGENSLVRVDSLVEDDGNGNFYIKPQIQKGFMGFNVEKNKGNKVDFSTGTAAASIRGTEGVIGGDEKSFFAGLKRGKLVVFDVTGVSDSIPIADGETVLGRGKFIVLKLKSSGDLNFAKTLLELLADSTLSMEDLEKAVIKADSTYQEKLASNAAAGQANAVSKEKVEDVAELKVPHVKYSSYDSLRCVANVSVSDVQAEVRLSTVMDGTLISEVGVKRNMPKRVALRSGVHEYEFIVENEVGRNSVKKTLGCYPMKSFTVKVLGDKKVHLPIPPKPPISGIEDIITETLQFQIRLSENDASFLNKVTVRQNGKVILQERLSQIQNLDYQIPVELKRGMKNRFDIEVIHKSGYVVKTAKVYEVSK
- a CDS encoding stress response translation initiation inhibitor YciH (involved in start site selection during the initiation of translation) produces the protein MGIEERSTLVFASGVGRIKEEKPKASRPQGDGVVRIMLKRLGGGKMASVVSGIPLDEDELKEMARALKQKCGVGGSVKDFNIEIQGDKRNVLKTELEKKGYIVKLAGG